The proteins below come from a single bacterium HR17 genomic window:
- the iolX_8 gene encoding scyllo-inositol 2-dehydrogenase (NAD(+)), which yields MPATVGVAVIGCGGISGTHLRTLVSLSGVQVQVVCDVDEGRAKQRAEEFSVPHWTTDYRAALADDKVQAVFVLVPQGHHAEVVLAAAQAGKHIFCEKPMAMSVAECKAMNAAVKAAGVILQIGYVMRFSEDAQKIKEWLNRIGRPVVFRDVWAVVRGSPAKWVHDVKMGGGTLWENSHWLDFMNWLFGRPIQVFAKLRRFKPEDTTAWDTTLVVVDYAGGDLALWGEAWTAPGFGWNYIRYRSVRPHLDIIGPQGSVHFPAPDGSRVAALFLNRAGDAPVETHEWQSDWGATADGYRREVEHFFECVREGKQPLCTGEDGEWAIQIAEGAVRSHHLGQPVRLPLE from the coding sequence ATGCCTGCCACCGTCGGCGTCGCGGTCATCGGCTGCGGCGGTATCAGCGGGACGCACCTGCGGACCCTCGTCAGTTTGTCCGGCGTGCAGGTGCAGGTCGTTTGCGATGTTGACGAGGGGCGCGCCAAGCAGCGCGCCGAGGAGTTCAGCGTCCCCCACTGGACGACCGACTATCGTGCCGCCCTCGCCGACGACAAGGTGCAAGCGGTCTTCGTTTTGGTTCCGCAAGGGCATCACGCCGAGGTTGTCCTCGCCGCCGCGCAAGCGGGCAAACACATCTTCTGCGAAAAGCCGATGGCGATGAGCGTCGCGGAGTGCAAGGCGATGAACGCTGCTGTCAAGGCGGCAGGAGTCATCCTACAAATCGGCTATGTCATGCGGTTCAGCGAAGATGCCCAGAAGATCAAGGAGTGGCTCAACCGCATCGGTCGTCCTGTCGTGTTCCGAGATGTCTGGGCAGTTGTGCGGGGTTCACCCGCCAAGTGGGTGCACGATGTAAAGATGGGCGGTGGCACTTTGTGGGAGAACTCCCACTGGCTGGACTTTATGAACTGGCTGTTCGGGCGACCGATTCAAGTTTTCGCCAAATTGCGACGCTTCAAACCCGAAGACACGACGGCGTGGGACACGACTTTGGTCGTCGTGGATTACGCTGGCGGTGACCTCGCCCTCTGGGGCGAGGCGTGGACGGCGCCGGGATTTGGTTGGAACTACATTCGCTACCGTTCTGTCCGCCCTCACTTGGACATCATCGGACCTCAAGGTAGCGTTCACTTCCCTGCTCCAGACGGCAGCAGAGTGGCAGCGTTGTTTTTGAACCGCGCAGGCGATGCCCCTGTGGAAACCCACGAGTGGCAGTCAGATTGGGGTGCGACCGCTGATGGCTACCGACGCGAAGTGGAGCACTTTTTTGAGTGCGTCCGTGAAGGCAAGCAACCTCTTTGCACGGGTGAGGACGGCGAATGGGCAATTCAAATTGCCGAAGGCGCCGTCCGATCCCACCACCTCGGTCAACCCGTCCGACTGCCGCTGGAGTGA
- the rpsB gene encoding 30S ribosomal protein S2, which translates to MAVVTMRELLEAGVHFGHLTRRWHPHMRRFIFGKRQDIYIIDLHKTLAQLEQAYAFVRDTVAQGGTVLFVGTKRQAQEPIEEAAKHCGMFYVTTRWLPGTLTNFSTIRSRIDYLNELREMERSGLMDVLPKKESVRLRKQLAKLEKLLAGIENMERLPDVLYVVDVRREEIAIQEARKLGIPVIAIVDTNCDPDTVDIPIPGNDDAIRSIRLITGKIAEAAREGLALRQAATKEQPPSEEGTVAETAPAGEPVPAPAPAAATEAEPREVVAVSSEESDIPPEELARLYEAYSDLPEEKA; encoded by the coding sequence TTGGCTGTCGTAACGATGCGTGAACTTCTGGAAGCCGGGGTGCATTTCGGTCACCTGACGCGACGCTGGCATCCGCACATGCGCCGCTTCATTTTCGGCAAGCGGCAAGACATTTACATCATTGACCTACACAAGACCTTGGCGCAATTGGAGCAAGCCTACGCTTTTGTGCGGGACACAGTGGCACAAGGCGGCACTGTGTTGTTTGTCGGCACAAAACGCCAAGCCCAAGAACCCATTGAGGAAGCCGCCAAACATTGTGGCATGTTCTATGTGACGACGCGGTGGTTGCCCGGCACACTGACCAATTTCTCCACCATCCGCTCCCGCATTGACTACCTCAACGAATTGCGGGAGATGGAGCGGAGCGGTCTCATGGATGTGCTCCCCAAAAAAGAAAGTGTGCGGTTGCGCAAGCAACTGGCGAAACTGGAAAAGTTGCTGGCAGGCATTGAGAACATGGAGCGTTTGCCCGATGTCCTGTATGTTGTAGATGTGCGGCGCGAGGAAATTGCCATCCAAGAAGCCCGCAAGTTGGGCATTCCTGTCATCGCCATCGTGGACACCAACTGCGACCCTGATACAGTGGACATCCCTATCCCCGGCAACGATGACGCGATCCGCTCTATCCGATTAATCACCGGCAAGATCGCCGAAGCGGCGCGGGAAGGCTTGGCGCTGCGCCAAGCCGCAACTAAAGAACAACCGCCGTCGGAAGAGGGGACTGTCGCGGAAACCGCGCCGGCGGGGGAACCCGTCCCCGCACCTGCACCGGCTGCCGCAACGGAAGCAGAGCCCCGCGAGGTCGTCGCCGTCTCGTCAGAGGAAAGCGACATCCCGCCTGAAGAACTGGCGCGCCTCTATGAAGCCTACTCGGATTTGCCTGAAGAGAAAGCGTAA
- the uppS gene encoding Isoprenyl transferase, giving the protein MTDPTQWAELSEDALRALLDMERLPRHVAIIMDGNRRWARQRGLPVLHGHRAGARATRQVVEACVQLGIPFLTLYAFSTENWRRPSLEVRALLRLIDATLQRERAELHANGVRIRHIGVTDGLPANLVKTLRDSEALTRDNTALTLNVAINYGGRNELVRAVRALAHAVADGVLSPDAIDEAAIANCLDTAGQPDPDLLIRTGGEQRVSNFLLWQIAYTEFYVTPTLWPDFNRREFFIALLHYQHRERRFGGVSHVASR; this is encoded by the coding sequence GTGACCGATCCCACGCAGTGGGCGGAACTCAGCGAGGACGCCTTGCGCGCCTTACTGGATATGGAACGCTTGCCCCGCCATGTCGCCATCATCATGGACGGCAATCGGCGGTGGGCACGCCAGCGAGGTTTACCTGTATTGCACGGGCACCGCGCCGGTGCCCGTGCGACCCGGCAAGTGGTGGAAGCCTGCGTGCAGTTGGGTATCCCGTTTCTGACCCTCTACGCTTTTTCTACCGAAAATTGGCGTCGCCCCTCGCTGGAGGTGCGCGCCCTCTTGCGCTTGATTGACGCGACATTGCAGCGCGAGCGCGCTGAACTGCACGCCAACGGCGTGCGTATCCGCCACATCGGCGTGACGGACGGGCTGCCGGCGAACCTCGTGAAAACCTTGCGCGACAGCGAGGCGTTGACCCGCGACAACACAGCACTGACTTTGAATGTGGCGATCAACTACGGCGGGCGCAACGAACTGGTGCGGGCGGTGCGGGCGTTAGCCCATGCGGTCGCTGACGGTGTGTTGTCGCCAGACGCAATAGATGAAGCAGCGATCGCCAACTGCTTGGACACGGCTGGTCAACCTGACCCTGACTTGCTCATCCGCACGGGGGGCGAACAACGCGTCAGCAACTTCCTGTTGTGGCAAATTGCTTACACTGAGTTCTATGTGACGCCGACGCTGTGGCCGGATTTTAACCGTCGCGAGTTTTTCATTGCCCTGCTGCACTACCAGCATCGCGAACGGCGTTTCGGAGGGGTTTCTCATGTTGCGTCGCGATAG
- the tolB_1 gene encoding Protein TolB, whose product MAKGAVFESEARWLRDERTGATIVQVTAHASVNHHLYPLTCSTTPDMKWLIFASNRSGTWQFYKAQFPQGKIVQLTDDPHGVNGYSGHLSPDGTELFFIAHGEIRAVHLETMQERIIARWDGASLGEVNLSKSGEWLVTAMKWRGRNYLAVAKTDGSKADLIFESDRTLIHPQFCPVDETLIEYAQDPAPRMWLIRRDGRGNTCLYEHGNDEFVVHETWLGERLELVFVHWRFALKRMVLRAAEPVPQPEGVTTIAEINAWHIAPNRAGTHLVCDTNHPDIGLLVVDVATGKWRTLCYPQASCQGTQWRETRYATREDFERAGTDDWALSWMEAKVDTVYGPQWTHPHPSWSADEQWVIYDSDVSGTTQVYACRLPAE is encoded by the coding sequence ATGGCTAAAGGTGCAGTGTTTGAAAGCGAAGCCCGATGGCTGCGGGACGAACGAACGGGCGCGACCATCGTGCAGGTGACGGCACACGCCAGCGTCAACCATCACTTGTATCCCCTGACCTGCTCCACAACGCCCGACATGAAGTGGCTCATTTTCGCGTCCAACCGCAGCGGCACTTGGCAGTTTTATAAGGCACAGTTTCCGCAAGGCAAAATTGTCCAACTGACCGACGACCCACACGGCGTCAACGGCTATTCAGGTCACCTTTCACCTGACGGCACCGAACTGTTTTTCATCGCACACGGCGAGATCCGAGCCGTTCACTTGGAGACAATGCAGGAACGCATCATCGCCCGCTGGGACGGTGCGTCGCTAGGGGAAGTGAACCTGAGCAAAAGTGGCGAATGGCTGGTGACGGCGATGAAGTGGCGCGGACGAAACTACCTCGCCGTCGCCAAAACGGACGGGAGCAAAGCCGACCTGATTTTTGAAAGTGACCGCACCCTCATTCACCCGCAATTTTGCCCTGTTGACGAGACACTGATTGAGTATGCCCAGGACCCGGCGCCCCGCATGTGGCTCATCCGGCGCGACGGAAGGGGCAACACTTGCCTTTACGAACACGGCAACGACGAGTTCGTCGTCCACGAAACTTGGCTGGGTGAGCGGTTGGAGTTAGTGTTTGTGCATTGGCGGTTCGCGCTCAAACGGATGGTGCTGCGCGCTGCCGAACCTGTCCCCCAACCTGAGGGCGTGACGACCATCGCCGAAATCAACGCATGGCACATCGCCCCCAACCGAGCGGGCACGCACCTCGTTTGCGACACCAATCACCCTGACATCGGGTTGCTGGTCGTGGATGTGGCGACGGGTAAGTGGCGAACGCTGTGCTACCCGCAGGCGTCGTGCCAAGGAACTCAGTGGCGGGAAACTCGCTATGCCACACGGGAAGACTTTGAACGGGCAGGCACGGACGATTGGGCGCTGTCGTGGATGGAAGCGAAAGTGGATACCGTTTACGGTCCACAGTGGACGCACCCGCATCCGTCATGGAGTGCCGACGAACAGTGGGTCATCTACGACAGCGATGTCAGCGGCACAACGCAAGTTTACGCCTGCCGTTTGCCGGCGGAGTGA
- the pyrH gene encoding Uridylate kinase — translation MSGQPRWRRIVLKMSGEVLGGTSGFGLDDTVVNRIADEIRAVHALGVDIGIVVGGGNFFRGVEAAVMRGMDRVAADYIGMLATVINALALQEALERCGLETRVMSAFEIRAVCEPFIQRRAVRHLEKGRIVIFAAGTGHPFFSTDTAAVLRAAQIKAEVILKGTDVDGVYDRDPHQDPAAVRFERISFAKALELNLRVMDATAFSLSWERNIPIVVFNITVPGNLVRTVCGEPIGTIVM, via the coding sequence ATGAGCGGGCAACCTCGGTGGCGCCGCATCGTTTTGAAGATGAGCGGAGAGGTGCTGGGTGGAACCAGCGGTTTCGGGTTAGATGACACCGTCGTCAACCGCATCGCCGATGAAATTCGCGCGGTGCACGCTTTGGGCGTGGACATCGGCATTGTCGTCGGCGGTGGGAACTTTTTTCGGGGTGTGGAAGCGGCTGTGATGCGCGGCATGGACCGCGTGGCAGCCGACTATATCGGCATGTTGGCGACCGTTATCAACGCTTTGGCGCTCCAAGAGGCGTTGGAGCGCTGCGGCTTGGAGACACGGGTCATGAGCGCCTTTGAGATCCGCGCGGTCTGTGAACCGTTTATTCAACGGCGCGCCGTCCGCCACCTGGAAAAGGGGCGCATCGTCATCTTCGCCGCCGGCACAGGACACCCGTTTTTTTCCACCGACACCGCAGCCGTTTTGCGCGCGGCACAAATCAAAGCCGAAGTCATCTTAAAAGGCACCGATGTAGATGGCGTTTACGACCGCGACCCGCATCAAGACCCTGCAGCGGTGCGCTTTGAACGGATCAGTTTTGCCAAAGCGTTGGAACTGAACCTGCGCGTGATGGACGCAACGGCGTTCTCCCTCAGTTGGGAACGCAACATCCCCATCGTCGTCTTCAACATCACCGTGCCAGGCAACCTCGTGCGCACCGTGTGTGGGGAGCCGATCGGCACGATCGTCATGTGA
- the frr gene encoding Ribosome-recycling factor, translating into MLEPIKKILADAEERMKKSVEVTAQELAALRTGRASPAILDGIRVEYYGAPYEIRELASITVPDPRTLIIDPWDKQMLEPIRKAITNSPLSLNPVNDGKVLRINLPPLTEERRRELLKLVNQRSEHGKIAIRNIRKDAQEELRKLDKQPGISEDALRRAREDLDKLTERYIQKVDELRKAKEQEVLES; encoded by the coding sequence ATGCTGGAGCCCATCAAAAAGATCCTCGCTGACGCGGAAGAGCGGATGAAGAAGAGCGTGGAAGTGACCGCGCAGGAATTGGCAGCCCTGCGGACGGGACGGGCGTCGCCGGCGATCTTAGACGGCATTCGCGTGGAATACTACGGCGCCCCCTACGAAATCCGTGAACTGGCAAGCATCACCGTCCCAGACCCACGCACGCTGATCATTGACCCGTGGGACAAGCAGATGTTGGAACCCATCCGTAAAGCCATCACCAATTCGCCGTTGAGTCTGAACCCCGTCAACGACGGTAAAGTCCTGCGCATCAACCTACCACCGCTTACGGAAGAGCGGCGCCGAGAACTGTTGAAACTGGTCAATCAACGCTCAGAGCACGGCAAAATCGCCATCCGCAACATCCGTAAGGATGCCCAGGAAGAATTGCGCAAATTGGACAAACAACCGGGCATCTCAGAAGACGCCCTGCGCCGAGCGCGCGAGGACTTAGACAAGTTGACCGAACGGTATATCCAGAAAGTGGATGAACTGCGTAAAGCCAAAGAGCAGGAGGTCTTGGAGAGTTGA
- the tsf gene encoding Elongation factor Ts has translation MAASKVSVEDIKRLREETGAGVMDCKRALEQAQGDVEKARELLRAAGLLKAEKKLGRVAREGVIACYIHHGNRLGAMVEVNCESDFVARTPEFQQLAQEIAMQVAGMNPQYISRDDVPADIVAEQRRLFYEKAIADGNSPEDAERIAEERLNKFFEEVCLLEQACIRDDSKTVGELIREKIALFGENIVVRRFVRMAVGD, from the coding sequence GTGGCAGCGAGCAAAGTGTCCGTAGAAGATATCAAGCGCCTGCGGGAAGAAACTGGCGCTGGCGTAATGGACTGCAAACGCGCCTTAGAACAAGCCCAAGGCGATGTGGAGAAGGCGCGTGAATTGTTGCGGGCTGCCGGTTTGCTAAAGGCAGAGAAGAAATTGGGGCGCGTCGCGCGGGAAGGAGTGATCGCCTGTTACATCCATCACGGCAACCGCTTGGGAGCGATGGTGGAGGTCAATTGTGAAAGCGACTTTGTCGCCCGCACCCCCGAGTTTCAACAACTGGCACAAGAGATCGCGATGCAAGTGGCAGGCATGAACCCCCAATACATCTCCCGCGATGATGTGCCGGCGGACATCGTCGCCGAGCAACGACGGCTTTTTTACGAAAAAGCCATCGCTGACGGCAACTCGCCCGAGGACGCCGAACGCATCGCGGAGGAACGGCTCAACAAGTTTTTTGAGGAAGTGTGTCTGTTGGAACAAGCCTGCATCCGCGATGACAGCAAAACCGTCGGGGAACTTATCCGCGAAAAGATTGCCCTGTTCGGCGAAAACATCGTCGTCCGCCGCTTCGTGCGCATGGCGGTCGGGGATTGA